One window of Microbacterium sp. 1S1 genomic DNA carries:
- a CDS encoding DUF2520 domain-containing protein — translation MVRDGRLGVGIVGAGRVGPVLGAALAGAGHAIVGITSGSDDERASAVLPGVPVLETQEVVRRAELVILAVPSDQLPSLVAGIAEVGGWQIGQLVLHTDPGQGIEVLRPAAERGAIPLAVHPAITFTGTSIDLRQLQAGFAAVTAPAAVLPIAQALAVEMGCEPVVIAEADRGAYADAIATATEFSRSIIGQSTSRLREIGVENPGGFLSALVQSTVERALREASDPPPLV, via the coding sequence GTGGTACGGGACGGGCGTCTCGGCGTCGGCATCGTCGGCGCCGGGCGCGTGGGCCCCGTCCTGGGGGCCGCTTTGGCCGGGGCGGGGCACGCGATCGTCGGGATCACGAGCGGGTCGGACGACGAGCGGGCATCCGCCGTCCTTCCCGGCGTCCCGGTGCTCGAGACGCAGGAGGTGGTCCGTCGTGCCGAGCTGGTGATCCTCGCGGTCCCGTCGGATCAGCTTCCGTCGCTGGTTGCGGGCATCGCCGAGGTGGGCGGGTGGCAGATCGGGCAGCTCGTCCTGCACACCGACCCGGGCCAGGGTATCGAGGTGCTGAGACCGGCGGCAGAGCGTGGGGCCATCCCGCTGGCGGTGCATCCGGCGATCACGTTCACCGGAACCTCGATCGACCTGCGGCAGCTGCAGGCGGGCTTCGCCGCGGTCACCGCACCGGCCGCCGTGCTCCCCATCGCGCAGGCGCTGGCGGTGGAGATGGGATGTGAGCCCGTCGTCATCGCGGAGGCCGACCGCGGCGCCTACGCCGATGCGATCGCGACCGCCACGGAGTTCTCCCGCTCGATCATCGGGCAGTCGACCTCCCGGCTCCGCGAGATCGGCGTCGAGAACCCGGGTGGCTTCCTCTCCGCGCTCGTGCAGTCGACCGTGGAACGCGCGTTGCGCGAGGCTTCAGACCCTCCTCCGCTGGTCTGA
- a CDS encoding DUF2207 family protein produces MAPTRIVRASAVLAPALLAILVPGGAVAAAEAVPAENSSWSAADANDFSYASWDAVYDVGLDDEGRAHMRVTETLVARFPDADQNRGIVRGLATTYKGAGIDTQVLGVMDGNGAPVPYETDEDDGTLFVLTGDDDFVRGLTTYVIEYEMRDVIVGSAREASGSRSADEFYWDLLPLDSTQPIEEFRADIRFDASLSSHLTGATRCYVGPSGSTAPCDLEGPTAQGDGTSFQVEAAALPAGDGVTVAVGFEAGTVAQPAARTPDPVADFAPVVAAVGGVGLSAAGWAAAVAAGRRRRRATGIIVAQYDVPDDQPPLLAAALIPGAKSVVPAEIVHLAVRGALRIEEGASTEEPRLRRTARGTAPDPLDQAALTALFATADTDGVVELPSANEEFASRMTALTTKGEEEAAGRRLTVKARSRAAMILQSIAIAVTAIGLVVGVSAVASGRLSAGPGLVAISIGTLLVLAASLFTFSRHTVLTPEGARAYEHLQGVREFIRVAEEDRLRVLQSYTGAERRTDDGVDVIHVYERLLPYAMLFSMEDEWGRVLERAYTREDHGPNWIGDPGSLVLRTSLMAFMSSSTAAATYSAPSTGTSSGTGGSFGGGFSGGGGGGGFSGGR; encoded by the coding sequence ATGGCCCCCACCCGGATCGTCCGCGCGAGCGCCGTGCTCGCCCCCGCCCTTCTCGCCATCCTCGTGCCGGGAGGCGCCGTGGCCGCGGCGGAGGCCGTCCCGGCCGAGAACTCCTCGTGGTCCGCTGCCGACGCGAACGACTTCTCGTATGCCTCGTGGGACGCGGTCTATGACGTCGGTCTCGACGACGAGGGCCGCGCGCACATGCGCGTGACGGAGACTCTCGTCGCGCGGTTCCCCGACGCCGACCAGAATCGGGGCATCGTGCGGGGCTTGGCGACGACGTACAAGGGCGCGGGCATCGACACGCAGGTGCTCGGCGTCATGGACGGGAACGGCGCACCGGTCCCGTACGAGACCGACGAGGACGACGGGACGCTCTTCGTCCTCACGGGTGACGACGATTTCGTCCGCGGTCTCACCACCTACGTCATCGAGTACGAGATGCGCGACGTCATCGTCGGCAGTGCACGGGAAGCGTCCGGCTCACGCTCCGCCGACGAGTTCTACTGGGATCTCCTGCCGCTCGACAGCACGCAACCGATCGAGGAGTTCCGCGCCGACATCCGCTTCGATGCGAGCCTGAGTTCCCACCTCACAGGCGCGACCCGGTGCTACGTCGGTCCTTCGGGATCCACCGCCCCCTGCGACCTCGAGGGGCCCACCGCGCAGGGCGACGGGACGTCGTTCCAGGTGGAAGCTGCAGCGCTCCCCGCCGGCGACGGCGTGACGGTGGCCGTCGGCTTCGAGGCAGGGACGGTCGCCCAGCCCGCCGCGCGGACGCCCGACCCCGTCGCCGACTTCGCCCCCGTCGTCGCTGCCGTCGGCGGCGTCGGCCTGTCTGCGGCCGGGTGGGCTGCGGCGGTGGCGGCCGGTCGACGCCGACGCCGAGCCACCGGCATCATCGTGGCGCAGTACGACGTCCCGGACGACCAGCCACCTCTGCTCGCCGCGGCCCTCATCCCCGGGGCGAAGAGTGTCGTCCCCGCGGAGATCGTCCACCTCGCCGTCCGCGGTGCGCTCCGAATCGAGGAGGGCGCGTCGACGGAGGAGCCCCGGCTGCGACGCACCGCGCGCGGCACGGCGCCGGACCCGCTCGACCAGGCCGCCCTCACAGCGCTCTTCGCGACAGCCGACACAGACGGTGTGGTCGAGCTGCCGTCCGCGAACGAGGAGTTCGCCTCCCGGATGACCGCTCTCACGACGAAGGGCGAGGAGGAGGCCGCGGGACGCAGACTGACCGTGAAGGCGCGGAGTCGCGCGGCGATGATCCTGCAGTCGATCGCGATCGCCGTCACCGCGATCGGACTCGTCGTGGGCGTGAGCGCCGTCGCGTCCGGACGGCTCTCGGCCGGCCCCGGGCTCGTGGCGATCTCGATCGGGACACTCCTCGTCCTTGCGGCGAGCTTGTTCACCTTCTCGCGCCACACCGTCCTCACGCCAGAGGGGGCACGGGCGTACGAGCACCTGCAAGGCGTGCGCGAGTTCATCAGGGTCGCGGAGGAGGACCGCCTCCGGGTGCTCCAGTCCTACACCGGGGCCGAACGCCGTACGGACGACGGTGTCGACGTCATCCACGTCTACGAGCGCCTCCTGCCGTACGCGATGCTGTTCAGCATGGAGGACGAGTGGGGTCGCGTGCTCGAGCGCGCATACACGCGTGAGGACCACGGGCCGAACTGGATCGGAGACCCCGGGTCCCTCGTCCTGCGGACATCGCTCATGGCGTTCATGAGCTCGTCGACCGCGGCCGCGACGTACTCGGCCCCGTCGACGGGCACGTCCTCCGGCACGGGCGGTTCCTTCGGCGGAGGCTTCTCCGGCGGCGGCGGAGGAGGAGGGTTCTCGGGCGGCCGATGA
- the lysS gene encoding lysine--tRNA ligase — MTDAPAAPETASAAPSAEEDIHEQKAVRLAKRERLIEKRSDAGGGAFPVGVPVTHGIPALRAEYGNLEPGAETGVIVGVAGRVVFSRNTGKLCFATLQAGDGTRIQAMISLANVGEESLAEWKEYVDLGDHVFVHGEVISSRRGELSIMADDWAIASKAILPLPNAYAELSEEGRVRSRYLDLIVREQARTTVRARAAVNASLRATFAAHGYLEVETPMLQVQHGGASARPFVTHSNAFDTELYLRIAPELYLKRAVVGGIERVFEINRNFRNEGADSTHSPEFAMLEAYQAYGDYNQMAALTQELVQQAAIAVAGSTTVTWADGTEYDLGGEWDRISMYESLSAASGRTVTPADAVDDLIAFAEENGVDVPAQATHGKLVEELWEHFVKGDLVRPTFVMDFPVDTSPLVREHRSVEGVVEKWDLYIRGFELATGYSELVDPVIQRERFEEQAKLAARGDVEAMPIDQEFLRALEHGMPPSGGMGMGIDRLLMAITGLGIRETILFPLVK, encoded by the coding sequence ATGACTGACGCGCCTGCCGCGCCCGAAACGGCCTCGGCCGCCCCTTCCGCCGAAGAGGACATCCACGAGCAGAAGGCTGTCCGCCTCGCCAAGCGCGAGCGTCTGATCGAGAAGCGCTCGGACGCGGGCGGCGGCGCCTTCCCCGTCGGCGTGCCTGTGACGCATGGCATCCCGGCCCTGCGCGCGGAGTACGGAAACCTCGAACCCGGTGCGGAGACCGGCGTCATCGTCGGTGTCGCGGGACGTGTGGTGTTCAGCCGCAACACCGGCAAGCTCTGCTTCGCGACCTTGCAGGCCGGCGACGGCACCCGGATCCAGGCGATGATCTCCCTGGCCAACGTCGGCGAGGAGTCGCTCGCGGAGTGGAAGGAATACGTCGACCTGGGTGACCACGTCTTCGTGCATGGCGAGGTCATCTCCAGCCGACGCGGCGAGCTGTCGATCATGGCGGACGACTGGGCCATCGCGTCCAAGGCGATCCTTCCGCTGCCCAACGCCTATGCCGAGCTCAGCGAAGAGGGGCGTGTGCGCAGCCGGTATCTCGACCTCATCGTGCGGGAGCAGGCCCGGACGACCGTGCGCGCGCGAGCCGCGGTGAATGCGAGCCTGCGGGCGACCTTCGCCGCCCACGGGTACCTCGAGGTGGAGACGCCCATGCTGCAGGTGCAGCACGGCGGCGCATCCGCACGCCCCTTCGTCACACACTCCAACGCCTTCGACACCGAGCTTTACCTCCGCATCGCGCCGGAGCTGTATCTCAAGCGTGCGGTCGTCGGCGGCATCGAGCGGGTGTTCGAGATCAACCGGAACTTCCGGAACGAGGGAGCCGACTCGACGCACAGCCCCGAGTTCGCGATGCTCGAGGCCTACCAGGCATACGGCGACTACAACCAGATGGCGGCGCTGACGCAGGAGCTCGTGCAGCAGGCGGCGATCGCGGTCGCCGGGTCGACCACCGTCACCTGGGCGGACGGCACCGAGTACGACCTGGGTGGTGAGTGGGATCGCATCTCGATGTACGAGTCGCTCTCGGCGGCCTCCGGTCGGACCGTCACGCCCGCGGACGCCGTCGATGACCTGATCGCCTTCGCCGAGGAGAACGGTGTCGACGTGCCGGCCCAGGCCACGCACGGGAAGCTCGTCGAGGAGCTCTGGGAGCACTTCGTGAAGGGCGACCTCGTCCGGCCGACGTTCGTCATGGACTTCCCGGTCGACACCTCGCCACTCGTCCGCGAGCACCGATCCGTCGAGGGCGTGGTGGAGAAGTGGGACCTCTACATCCGCGGCTTCGAGCTCGCGACCGGCTACTCCGAGCTGGTGGACCCGGTCATCCAGCGGGAGCGCTTCGAGGAGCAGGCGAAGCTCGCTGCCCGTGGTGACGTCGAGGCCATGCCCATCGACCAGGAGTTCCTGCGCGCCCTCGAGCACGGCATGCCGCCGTCCGGGGGCATGGGGATGGGGATCGACCGTCTGCTCATGGCCATCACCGGACTCGGCATCCGCGAGACCATCCTCTTCCCGCTGGTCAAGTAG
- a CDS encoding DUF4192 family protein translates to MTTVLRASGSAQFLGIVPALAGFTPRESIALLPFHGTRSDGAMRLDLPDPALPVLHYAVAAVELVNRVPGTDAVAVVVYTDESPQRTPDGLVLPQAVTVDTLLGCAEASGLRVVEALCVTPHGWSRYDDTDPELHPLTDIVPPPGASALGDVSGDQFSGTGLPPAPAAEAEEVARVLSGLDGVLGARRRQTSSPGEPEVIAASALLDDIPAFLESVLDAPEPLQPFAAAALVWCLGRPPIRDTAIAQWATDHRQGIRTLEAQLAFAAAGAPVPDDIGRVFLGQGPAPDGERLRTALRTVRHAAARAPREARPGPFTVAAWLSWALGRATHAGRYLDLAREIDPSYTLALLLDSMISGAVLPEWAFRRRVSE, encoded by the coding sequence ATGACAACCGTGCTCCGCGCCTCCGGCTCCGCCCAGTTCCTCGGCATCGTGCCCGCTCTCGCCGGCTTCACGCCCCGCGAGAGCATCGCTCTCCTGCCCTTCCACGGCACACGCAGCGACGGCGCCATGCGCCTCGACCTCCCCGATCCCGCCCTCCCCGTCCTGCACTACGCCGTGGCAGCGGTCGAGCTGGTGAACCGCGTTCCGGGAACCGACGCGGTGGCCGTCGTCGTCTACACGGACGAGTCGCCGCAGCGCACGCCCGACGGCCTCGTGCTGCCGCAGGCCGTGACGGTCGACACGCTGCTCGGCTGCGCCGAGGCGTCCGGGCTCCGGGTGGTCGAAGCGCTGTGCGTGACGCCGCACGGCTGGAGCCGCTACGACGACACCGATCCGGAGCTGCATCCGCTCACGGACATCGTTCCGCCGCCGGGGGCCTCCGCGCTCGGTGACGTCTCCGGCGACCAGTTCTCCGGCACGGGACTCCCGCCCGCGCCGGCCGCCGAAGCAGAGGAGGTCGCACGCGTGCTGTCCGGCCTGGACGGCGTGCTCGGAGCACGGCGGCGGCAAACGTCCAGTCCCGGGGAGCCGGAGGTGATCGCGGCGTCCGCCCTCCTCGACGACATCCCGGCTTTCCTGGAGTCGGTCCTCGACGCGCCCGAGCCCCTACAGCCCTTCGCTGCCGCGGCACTCGTGTGGTGCCTGGGCCGGCCGCCGATCCGGGACACGGCGATCGCGCAGTGGGCAACCGATCACCGCCAGGGCATTCGAACCCTGGAAGCGCAGCTCGCGTTCGCGGCCGCGGGCGCACCGGTGCCCGACGACATCGGACGGGTCTTCCTCGGTCAGGGGCCGGCCCCGGACGGCGAGCGGCTCCGCACCGCCCTGCGCACCGTCCGGCACGCTGCCGCACGGGCGCCGCGAGAGGCACGACCCGGACCGTTCACGGTCGCGGCCTGGCTCTCGTGGGCGCTCGGCCGTGCCACGCACGCCGGCCGCTACCTCGACCTGGCGAGGGAGATCGATCCGTCGTACACCCTGGCCCTCTTGCTCGACAGCATGATCAGCGGCGCCGTGCTGCCGGAGTGGGCCTTCCGCCGGAGGGTCAGCGAGTGA
- the cls gene encoding cardiolipin synthase: MTAESWGWWVAAFILVLDIVIRITAIIVIPRNRRPTAAMAWLLAVFFIPVVGVFLFLLIGNPRLPRARRRKQEQINEYIAETSEHLHFGTLRPNAPAWFGPIVQMNQRLGALPLSGDNGAHLISDYQESLDEMAEAIRTAQDYVHVEFYILQSDESTDNFFRALEEVAARGVAVRVLLDHWANRGKPRYRQTIARLNKMGAEWHLMLPVQPLRGKMQRPDLRNHRKLLVVDGTVAFLGSQNITDSTYNLRKNIRRGLHWVDLMVRLDGPVVLSVNAIFLSDWYSETDEVLEEIDISHANIGSGDLDCQVVPSGPGFEVENNLRLFLALLYAAKKQIMIVSPYFVPDEALLLAVTAAVDRGVEVQLFVSEEGDQAMVYHAQRSYYEALLRAGVRIWMYRKPYILHTKSLTIDDEVAVIGSSNMDMRSFGLNLEVSMLVRGEEFVAEMREVEDKYRSLSRELSLEEWMQQPLRSTVLDNLARLTSALQ, from the coding sequence ATGACCGCGGAGTCGTGGGGGTGGTGGGTCGCCGCCTTCATCCTGGTGCTCGACATCGTCATCCGCATCACCGCCATCATCGTCATCCCGCGCAATCGCCGCCCCACGGCGGCGATGGCCTGGCTCCTGGCGGTCTTCTTCATTCCGGTGGTCGGCGTCTTCCTGTTCCTCCTGATCGGCAACCCCCGGCTGCCCCGCGCGCGACGCCGCAAGCAGGAGCAGATCAACGAGTACATCGCAGAGACCAGCGAGCACCTGCACTTCGGGACACTGCGACCGAACGCCCCCGCCTGGTTCGGGCCGATCGTGCAGATGAACCAGCGCCTCGGCGCTCTGCCCCTCTCGGGCGACAACGGCGCGCACCTCATCTCGGATTACCAGGAGTCGCTCGACGAGATGGCGGAAGCCATCCGCACCGCACAGGACTACGTGCACGTCGAGTTCTACATCCTGCAATCCGACGAGTCGACGGACAACTTCTTCCGCGCGCTCGAAGAGGTCGCGGCACGGGGCGTCGCGGTGCGCGTCCTCCTGGACCACTGGGCGAACCGAGGCAAACCGCGTTATCGCCAGACCATCGCCCGCCTGAACAAGATGGGCGCGGAGTGGCACCTGATGCTGCCGGTGCAGCCGCTCAGAGGGAAGATGCAGCGGCCGGATCTCCGAAACCACCGCAAGCTCCTCGTCGTGGACGGCACCGTGGCCTTCCTCGGCTCGCAGAACATCACCGACTCCACCTACAACCTCCGCAAGAACATCCGCCGAGGTCTGCACTGGGTCGACCTGATGGTGCGGTTGGACGGGCCCGTGGTCCTGAGCGTCAACGCGATCTTCCTCAGCGACTGGTACAGCGAGACCGACGAAGTACTCGAGGAGATCGACATCTCCCACGCCAACATCGGCTCCGGCGACCTCGACTGCCAGGTGGTGCCGTCCGGGCCGGGGTTCGAGGTCGAGAACAACCTGCGGCTCTTCCTCGCCCTCCTCTACGCGGCGAAGAAGCAGATCATGATCGTCAGCCCGTACTTCGTGCCCGACGAGGCCCTGCTCCTGGCGGTCACCGCGGCGGTCGACCGCGGCGTCGAGGTGCAGTTGTTCGTCTCGGAAGAGGGCGACCAGGCGATGGTCTACCACGCGCAGCGCAGCTACTATGAGGCGCTTCTCCGGGCGGGGGTCAGGATCTGGATGTATCGGAAGCCCTACATCCTGCACACCAAGAGCCTCACGATCGACGACGAGGTGGCCGTCATCGGCTCCAGCAACATGGACATGCGGTCTTTCGGTCTCAACCTCGAAGTCTCGATGCTCGTCCGCGGTGAGGAGTTCGTCGCCGAGATGCGCGAGGTCGAGGACAAGTACCGGTCGTTGAGCAGGGAGCTGTCGCTCGAGGAGTGGATGCAGCAGCCCCTTCGCTCCACCGTGCTGGACAATCTCGCGCGGCTCACCTCCGCCCTGCAGTGA
- a CDS encoding diacylglycerol/lipid kinase family protein: MATSPPALKQAALVYNPVKVDGKRLRAQVRDLSREAGWEHPAFYPTTIEDAGQAATAEALARGVDVVLVAGGDGTVRAVAEAIANTGVPLAILPSGTGNLLARNLGLPLTDPAEMIRAAFGDFRHAIDIGWARMTRQDGGEEEHAFVVLAGIGLDADMIANTRADLKKSVGWIAYVDGAARSLPRAKPFRAVYQIGTGRLHSTKVHSILFANCGTLPAGISLIPDASITDATLDVAVIQPTGVLGWLGVWRKIWWDNSVLRRFRAGRFVLERRGTDASVHYFRGARAEAAAPGPTPIELDGDEFGEAVHVTCRADPGALLLALPTGHPVHIL; this comes from the coding sequence ATGGCCACGAGTCCCCCCGCCCTCAAGCAGGCGGCTCTCGTGTACAACCCGGTGAAGGTGGACGGCAAGCGGCTGCGGGCCCAGGTGCGCGATCTCTCCCGCGAGGCGGGTTGGGAGCATCCCGCGTTCTATCCGACGACGATCGAGGACGCGGGGCAGGCCGCGACCGCTGAGGCACTCGCGCGCGGCGTTGACGTCGTTCTCGTCGCGGGAGGTGACGGCACGGTGCGGGCGGTCGCCGAGGCCATCGCCAACACCGGAGTCCCCCTCGCGATCCTTCCGAGCGGCACGGGGAACCTCCTCGCGAGGAACCTCGGCCTCCCCCTCACCGATCCTGCCGAGATGATCCGCGCCGCTTTCGGCGACTTCCGCCATGCGATCGACATCGGCTGGGCGCGCATGACCCGGCAGGACGGCGGCGAGGAGGAACACGCTTTCGTCGTGCTCGCCGGCATCGGGCTGGACGCGGACATGATCGCGAACACCCGCGCCGACCTGAAGAAGTCGGTGGGCTGGATCGCCTACGTCGACGGCGCCGCACGGTCGCTGCCACGTGCCAAGCCCTTCCGCGCGGTGTACCAAATCGGCACGGGGCGCCTGCATTCCACGAAGGTGCACAGCATCCTCTTCGCGAACTGCGGCACGCTCCCGGCCGGCATCTCCCTCATCCCCGACGCCTCCATCACCGATGCCACCCTCGACGTGGCGGTCATCCAGCCGACGGGCGTTCTCGGCTGGCTCGGCGTGTGGCGGAAGATCTGGTGGGACAACTCCGTGTTGCGCCGTTTCCGCGCCGGACGGTTCGTGCTCGAACGGCGCGGCACCGACGCGTCGGTCCACTACTTCCGTGGAGCGCGTGCCGAAGCAGCGGCCCCCGGTCCTACCCCCATCGAGCTCGACGGCGACGAGTTCGGCGAGGCCGTGCACGTGACGTGCCGGGCCGACCCGGGTGCGCTCCTGCTCGCGCTGCCCACCGGTCACCCGGTGCACATCCTCTGA
- the serS gene encoding serine--tRNA ligase, protein MIDLALLRENPEIVRRSQAARGNDQSTVDVALEADRSRRAALAAFEELRAEQNAFGKQVAKAPKEEKAALVAQAKDLADRVKRAQHAANEAADAASAALARIENVVIDGVPAGGEADFVELRRVGDVPAFDFEPRDHLELGEMLGAIDMERGAKVSGARFYFLRGIGARLEIALMNLALDKALQNDFVPLITPTLVRPEIMQGTGFLGEHADEVYHLDKDDDLYLVGTSEVALAGYHKDEIVDLSRGALRYAGWSTCYRREAGSHGKDTRGIIRVHQFNKLEMFVYTTAEDAEAEHLRLVALQEEMLTSLGLAYRVIDVAAGDLGSSAARKYDIEAWVPTQGAFRELTSTSNCTTFQARRLDVRYRPATEDGGTAPKTQHVATLNGTLATTRWIVALLETHQQADGSVRIPEVLRPYLGGLEVIRPLADEESVR, encoded by the coding sequence ATGATCGACCTCGCACTCCTCCGCGAAAACCCGGAGATCGTCCGCCGTTCGCAGGCTGCCCGTGGCAACGACCAGAGCACCGTCGACGTCGCACTCGAGGCCGACCGGTCGCGCCGGGCCGCGCTGGCCGCATTCGAGGAGCTGCGCGCAGAGCAGAACGCCTTCGGTAAGCAGGTCGCCAAGGCACCCAAGGAGGAGAAGGCCGCGCTGGTCGCACAGGCGAAAGACCTCGCCGACCGGGTCAAGCGGGCCCAGCATGCCGCGAACGAGGCCGCCGACGCGGCATCGGCCGCCCTTGCACGGATCGAGAACGTCGTCATCGACGGCGTTCCCGCCGGCGGCGAGGCGGACTTCGTCGAGCTGCGCCGCGTCGGCGACGTGCCGGCCTTCGACTTCGAGCCGCGCGACCACCTCGAGCTGGGAGAGATGCTCGGCGCCATCGACATGGAGCGCGGGGCGAAGGTCTCGGGCGCACGCTTCTACTTCCTGCGGGGCATCGGTGCGCGGCTCGAGATCGCGCTCATGAACCTCGCCCTCGACAAAGCGCTGCAGAACGACTTCGTCCCGCTCATCACGCCCACGCTCGTGCGCCCCGAGATCATGCAGGGGACCGGCTTTCTCGGCGAGCACGCCGACGAGGTCTACCACCTCGACAAGGACGACGACCTCTACCTCGTCGGCACCAGCGAGGTCGCTCTCGCGGGCTACCACAAGGACGAGATCGTCGACCTCTCGCGCGGTGCGCTCCGCTACGCCGGATGGTCGACCTGCTACCGGCGCGAGGCGGGGTCCCACGGCAAGGACACCCGTGGCATCATCCGGGTGCATCAGTTCAACAAGCTCGAGATGTTCGTCTACACCACCGCCGAGGACGCCGAGGCGGAGCACCTGCGGCTCGTGGCCCTGCAGGAGGAGATGCTGACCTCACTCGGTCTCGCCTACCGGGTGATCGACGTCGCGGCGGGAGACCTGGGATCGAGCGCGGCGCGCAAGTACGACATCGAGGCCTGGGTTCCCACGCAGGGCGCCTTCCGAGAGCTGACCTCCACCTCGAACTGCACCACGTTCCAGGCGCGGCGGCTGGATGTCCGCTACCGGCCCGCGACGGAGGATGGCGGCACGGCACCGAAGACGCAGCACGTCGCGACGCTCAACGGCACGTTGGCGACCACGCGCTGGATCGTCGCCCTGCTCGAGACGCATCAGCAGGCTGACGGGTCCGTGCGGATCCCCGAGGTGCTGCGCCCCTACCTCGGCGGACTCGAGGTGATCCGCCCGCTCGCCGACGAGGAGAGCGTACGATGA
- a CDS encoding HAD family hydrolase, protein MTSPWLVGLDVDGTILLQDETMSPGVPEAVARVRDAGHVVTIATGRSWMATRRYVEELGLTADYVVCSNGAVTMRRDGDDWERWHVETFDPTPVLALLQDRLPDARYMVELGSGQRLFTEQLDDWTLDGGRQVDFEELGALPVSRIVVVSPGHDEEDFHRLVADAGLNEVSYAIGWTAWLDIAPQGVDKGTALERVREELGLDGARVLVAGDGRNDIGMFGWARSHGGRAVAMGQAPAEVKDAAGEITADVEEGGLATALDTLPAPAQVDAGE, encoded by the coding sequence ATGACGTCGCCGTGGCTGGTCGGGCTGGACGTCGACGGGACCATCCTCCTCCAGGATGAGACGATGAGCCCGGGTGTGCCGGAAGCCGTCGCGCGTGTGCGGGACGCCGGGCACGTCGTGACCATCGCCACCGGGCGGAGCTGGATGGCGACCCGTCGCTACGTGGAGGAGCTCGGCCTCACCGCCGACTACGTCGTGTGCTCCAACGGCGCGGTGACCATGCGTCGCGACGGCGACGACTGGGAGCGTTGGCACGTCGAGACCTTCGACCCGACTCCGGTACTGGCGCTGTTGCAGGATCGGCTTCCCGACGCGCGTTACATGGTCGAGCTCGGCTCCGGGCAGCGCCTGTTCACCGAGCAACTCGACGACTGGACGCTCGACGGCGGACGCCAGGTCGACTTCGAGGAGCTCGGGGCCCTCCCCGTCTCCCGCATCGTGGTCGTCTCGCCGGGGCACGACGAGGAGGACTTCCACCGCCTCGTCGCCGATGCCGGGCTGAACGAGGTGTCGTACGCGATCGGCTGGACCGCCTGGCTGGACATCGCCCCGCAGGGGGTGGACAAGGGCACGGCGCTGGAGCGCGTCCGGGAAGAGCTCGGTCTCGACGGCGCGCGGGTGCTCGTCGCCGGCGACGGTCGCAACGACATCGGCATGTTCGGATGGGCACGCAGCCACGGCGGCCGAGCCGTGGCGATGGGGCAGGCCCCGGCGGAGGTGAAGGACGCCGCGGGGGAGATCACCGCCGACGTCGAGGAAGGTGGTCTGGCGACGGCACTCGACACGCTTCCAGCGCCCGCCCAGGTCGACGCAGGAGAATAG